A segment of the Lolium perenne isolate Kyuss_39 chromosome 3, Kyuss_2.0, whole genome shotgun sequence genome:
CATCCTGCAGCAGGCAATCTATTAATTCCCCACTCTTCTAAACTATGAATTGATTTGCTGACACTTCACATATAGCTTAACATTATGTGTATTGTGTGTACCCCATTGTTTGATTAAATGTCCAGATGCTAGGCTGTTGAGCGACCTCCTTGATTCATCGATGGAATAGCTCTGAGCTAGCCAAGGCCTTGAGCGAGCTCCTGAATTTCTTGCCAATCAAATAGCTGCATTACGTATTGTCCTTCTACGTCACATTAAGAATTTACGCACAACACGTCTAAGAGCAGGAGTCTAGGAGAAACGTTATTGTTGTTAGCTACATGAAAAGTTCACATTTACCTATCATAGATATCCTTGCATTTGATTGTTCGTGTAAGCAGTATGTAGTGATTTATTTACTTAACATAATTCGGTGTATTTGTTATCATGTGATGGCTATATTTCATTTTGTTTCAACTACAACATGCTCATAGTAGTATTCAACTTCTTGAAACACTCAAATTTTATTCCAGACTAAACAGGAATGGTGAATCAAAAATGTGATATTGATATGTTGTCATGTATAGTGGACGGATGTTGTTCTTTGGCTCTGATCTTGTGGTCATTGAAGATTAATATTTTCTGCAATTGATCTGTCTAGGATGGATCCTTACTCCTTAGGCATTATATATGATGCGATAAACACATTCTGGATGTTATTTGGATGGCAAATTTTGCTAGACTGTGGTGATGCCATGTAAGTGTTGCACTTTTCATGACCCCTTTAGATATTTACACGGGGCTATGCTGCACATGGAAAGAGCTTCAAGATCCGGAGGCAGCACACACACGGGGGGTGGCAGCGGAGTGGAAGGGATGGTGCTTCTCTGGCATGGTGCTTCTCTAGCGTATGTGCAGTTACCTTGCTTCTCCAGAGTCCGTGTAACTCATCTGCATCTGTCTGCCGAAGTCTCCTCTATCAACGCCTAGCAACTATAGAAGAACATATCAAAGGAGGTACACAATGATCAATCTTATGCCTTCAGATAAACAAGTAAATATTTTTGAAACCAATCAATTAGACATTTTTTTGGAAAGTGTATCATATCATGGATTACACAGGGAATAATTTTGGAACCAATCAATTAAGCTAGAACCTTGGTGCTtctaattttggtggcatggaaattTATCTAGCACTAAATATCAGTACAGTAATATTCATTTGAGTTTAGTATTTTTAACCAGATTTCTCAATCCGATTTATATGTATATCGAACATTTCAGATTCTGAGGTCCCTCGTTGTATTTTGAAGGGCCAGAAAGCTTGTGAACCCTTTGAATGATATGGGAAATAAATATAGAGATCTGGGTGCagtttaacaagtacatttttgtAATATAGTGATTAGATATTATAATTATTTTGTATTCGATAGATTGTGAAGATAAAAGCTCTTATATTTTTTTCACAGCAAGATGTATAGTGACTCAAATTGAAAATTATCAGTTGTAATGTTAACCAATACTCTACTGCTTACTTAATTGCTTGAATGTTGTACACCCTAACAAAAACTGAACGAATTTAGAACCTATGACAGGTTGAAGACTTACTTCACAGGAGCAGTTTCAGAAATCATAATGGCATCAGCGCTTTGATGAACTCCAAATTGCTATAGCAGAAATAGCCCTGTGGTGAAATGCAAAGAGAAGATGGAATCAAAGCAAGTGTGTGATTTTATTCCAGTTGTATACAGGTGTAGCTGCTAAATGGAATTCAGTGTCTTGATATTTATCATTGCATTGGGTGATATATTAGTCATTTACATGATACTTGTGCTACTTAATTGAGTGCGTCCCTCCTAAAATAAGTGTCAAAGCAGCAAACACGGGGGGAAATTATTTACATGACATTGCATGATAACTCTGAGAGTGTGGATTTGCTACACACATGGGTAGCTGCGCACGCACTCCTTATCGTTGGATTGGCCTTTAGATTCGctctgcgccacgagaagctcacgGCCATCAAACGGACGTGAAATCTACTTTATGCCTTTGTGCTAGCTGTTCTGCACTGTAGGGCCCAATCTCGCTGTGCGATGTCTCTCCTTCCCAATGGATAAAAATATCCCCGCAAAATCTCTTTGCGTGCTCTCTTTCTCATATAGAATTAACTGAGAAATAAACCGCCTCTCACGATGTTGTTATATGAACAAAGATTAGAATGTTCCTGCCATCGAATCACAGAAAGCACGAGCCAGAGCAGCAGTGGCGGACACCTCTGGCTCCTCCTCATCGGCGTCACCCGGTAACCGACGCCGCGCGGATGGCCGCTCGCCCGACGTCGCCCAACTGGTCCTGCAGAACGGCGTCACCTGGACCGGGGTCATCGCCTTCGGCCTCGCCTAGACCGGCGACCCGGATTCCGGCCAAGCCTTGACCGGCGCAGCTCCTCCGGCCTCAGCTCACCCGGGCTCCATACGATACGAGCGTCTCCCGACGGAAATTGGTGGAAGGGCCGAAGAATTTTGCCACGGAGGGGATCAGAACAAGAGGAGTCCGTTGCGCATCGCCTTCCGCCGCCGCGGAGATCGTGGCTGCGCTGCGCCTCCCGCCGTCGCGGAGCTCGTTGCTGCGCTCTGCCTCTTCACTAATGAAAAAATTAGAAGACGGGAATCAGCAAATCAGCGAATCGAAAAAATAGTAGAATACATCGAAAAATTCAGCAAATCAGCAAATTAGAACAAAGGAGCAATCAGCAAATCGAAAAAAATAGAAGCTACCAATGGAGCTCCCCGTCCGTCAACTAGTAGAATACATCAGCTCACCATCGCAGTAGCCTCTGGCGTCTCCGACCGGGCCGTGGCGCAGAGGGAAGCCGAGGTGCACGAGCAGGGCCACAAAGAGGCGCAACCATGAATTGAGAATTCTTCATGTTACCAAATCTGGAGCTCGCCAAATCTCCGGCGCTAATTAACTAAACACCAGATACTTCAACCAAAAACAAGGAAGCGCTGCGTAATCATTCAAGACTAAATCGAGTTTCTTCTCCAAAACAAACCATGACAAACGAGCTGATACAGGCCTCTATGAATCAAAACTGAGGCTGTCGATCTGTGTCTCCCATGGTCGCTACTCCAGAGGACGAGCAGCGCTCGAGCGGGACCACAAAGAGGGTGGCTCGCATCAGAGTCTAGATCAATTACGAGCGGGGCCACTGCCTCCAGCCTCGCCTAGACTGGCGAACGTGCCAGCGCCGCCGGCCTCGGCTCAGCTCGGCTCCGCGCGCGATGTTGAGGATGCGTATGGAAGCGTCCCGTTCCCCACCATCCCACCTTCTCATCGGAGGGCGGCGCTGTTGATCCGTGTCTCCCATGGTCGGAACAATGGAGCAGCTGCGAAAGAGCTCAAGGCAGGGGAGGCCGGGGGCTGAGGAGTTGCAGCCCGTAGCAGAGGACCAAGTGAGGTTGGAGAGACGGCGACCATGCCCGGCGTGGTGCTGCGCGGCGGCGGCAATGGGGGAGAGGATCAGGTGTGGATAACTGCAGATGAGGTGAGACGGATAGGAACGAGAAGATAGAAGAGGTTGGACGGCATGACAGGGAGTCGCTCGTGGTGGGTTAGTGAGGTCGTGCGGCCATGGGGATTGAAAGATTCTACCAAACGGAGAAACAGACGGGCGTTAGACACGTGTCAGATATACAACGCATGCTCACGTATCCATGTGATCACCGAGATTCTTCCGATAACTCTGATATGTCAAATACTTCTTAAACTTAGAAACTCATCCTTAGTTGACATTTGTATGAAAGCCTAAATAAAATATTCCTATGCAACCAATACGATCAAAGGAAACTCTTAAATATATCAACCAACAAGTTAGATTTAGACCTCGCATTTAAACAGAAGGATAGGGTAGTGGGGATGTGCCACAATGAGCTTGCCACAATGCCGGCAGCGTCGAGCAACATAAGCATAACCTTGCATCCATCCTCCAGCAAGACGTGTGGGAGAAGCTTTTTTGGGGTGGGACCGACGCCTGCCATGGGCCATGGCCCAATGACCGCATGGTTCGACGGCACCGCGCTAGCTTTGGGACCGGTTTTCACCGTCGGTttgggcgtgcagttgatggggtCGGAGGGCCTACCGGCCAACAGCTGGAATCCGTGTGGTCCGGTGGTGGTTGAGGAGGCCACAGGTATGGCTACTCAAGGTCCCGAGAGAGAAGGGAAGGGCCAAGTAAGGGGGGTGTGGGAGAGCAAGTGGCGGGGAGAGGCTATGTGGAGCATGGGAAAGCACACAACGGTGCTAGCTTGTGGCCGTAGGAGAAGAGGGTGGGGGAAAGAGAAGAGTGATTCCCCTTCGATTGTTTTTCGGTGTCCTTCTCTTGAGGCTTTGTGAGAGTTTGCCCATGAATATTTTTTTGACCTGTTCACCGAGAACTTGACCGCGAGAAGTGCACCATTATCTCACATAAACTATTTTTATTACCATTATTACTTTAAGTTTATAAATATTTATCTCTTTATTTTATTACGACATGTATATTGGTTTTCTACTCATACAAAAAAAGAGGTGGAAAGAATTGACATTTTCCTTTATTTGTATATGAAGACTGCATTTGTAGGATGGAGAAAGTATTATACTTGAGTTTTTATTATCCTACATATGTTCCGAGTTTTTATTCTATAAATATTTTTAATACTACACATGGTTATTCTTTTTTGATATACTTATAATATTTACATATATTATATGTTTACCCGTATAACATTGACGCTATCAAATATACAGTAAGGAGccgtggcgaagcacgggcattcaactagtagatGGCGAAGAAAGGGCTTCATTCTTGAAAGATAGCTAGGAATTATGTTCTGTCCATTCCATACATGATTGTAGGGGTGTCTGACTAATTTTTAGTACAAGAATACTCCATAGGTCTATAGCCATTTCAGCTCTGATTAGCCATGTGGAATTCTTCTATGCGACTGTAAGGGTGCCCAACAGTTTGGCCTGGCCTGTTTAATAGTCCCAGACCATCTCTGCAAAATATTGACCCAACCAAGCCAAGAGTTACGGTTGAGTGTACATGTATTTTCTGTAAGTATTGCCTTGCTTAATTTCCAAAATAAATCAAATTTTGACCCATGAGCATTGCAATATGATTCTTCATAGGATTTGTAAGCAAAATATAGATATATACATGGCTCTTAAAACAACCATATAACTGCACGGTGACGCCGCGCCGCAACTTAATTAATTCCTACTATATCACAAACACTGAATCTATAATAGGGTATATGAACATGGCATGAGACGGTTGACAAGAGAACACAATTTTATTTTACAAATTAGGTGGATGAAAATATGTGCGTGGCTAACTTTGATACACACACATGAGGTGTCATGCAACAAGCCAGCCTTGTTGCTGCATGTGTATATCATGCGCCAAATAAAATGGTTGCTCATGAAGAAACGAGTAATTACCATCGTAATGTGCACGTGTACTCATTAGCTGGCAGCAAGGTGCTCTCTTCCCATCAAGACAAAATCAACTACAACTGTACCATCAACCATTCGATTCGGGGCACGGATGGTTAATTTTGCAAATGATCAAATGAGACTAACTTGGTATCGTTGCAAAAATGAGTTATCAATTTTTTCCTAACTTTAATATTGTCTATTTTCCTCCCCCCATAAACTTTTTGTCTGGCTTCCCTATCTCTAGAACTTTGTTGGGCTCACGTAACTCCGGAGACCGTTTTCCAAACTCCCAATTACAAGGAGTATCACCATTTCCCTCGAAAAAAAGGAGTATCATTATTGGCTATGTTTATTAGGAGTAGTACTACGTATCTACCACCAGATTGAGGAGGCCACATTCATTGGGCTTAATTTTACAGATCGATCAGCTTAATATGCTTGAATAATGAGTATTGAGTATTGACACACAATAGATCCTTGTATATTTGCAATGTTGCCAGCTATGGAGAGTAAATAAAAAAAGGCTTGTATTTTTATTGATTTGAAGCACCACATTGCAAGCCATTACACCGATAATCGAACGACCCAAACTGTTGTGTTGCATGAGCCGAAGCAGATGCACCGCGATAGGTGAAGACTGAAGACAACATCATCACGATTACATATGCATTGATCATCCATATATGGATAACCATCACCTAGATGCATATGACGACTATGGGTAGCAATCGAGAGAAACAAACTAAACCGACGACGCATTATTATTGACCATGGGTAGCAATTGCTAGAGTCCAATCTCCTTGTGAGTTCATGCACATCCATGCTTGCATGCGAAGAATGAAACTTCTCACTAGGGGGTGAAGTCGAACCCCTGCAGAAGCATCTCGATCTCCATGTCGTCCAATTCTAACATCGGCGGTGGGGGCGTCATGGTCATCATCAGCTGCATCTGCATATCCATCTCTGCGCCGTTGTtggcgctgctgctgctgctgcctgcATCGAAATCAAACCCACCATTGCCGGCGGCGCCCATGCCGAGGGGCTGCTGCTGCGGTGCCGTCACAGGAACCATGTTGGAGCGGGCCTTGGCCGCCATGTCGCGGCTGTGGTTGAGGGCGTCCTGGAGCTCCTGGTTTGCGCGCGCCTGCATCACCTCCAGCGCCGCCTCGAACTCCatcagctcctcctcctccttgtcgCGGACGTAGCCCTCCAGCCACGCCGCAACAGGGCTCGGTGCAGAGCGCTCCTTCGCCATCGCCATGGCCGCGTCGGCCTGATCTTTGTTTGCCTTCTCCGCGTCCAGCCGCGCAGTCAGCTCATCGTGCTGGCGGTTCAGGTCCGCCACCAGCTGGTTGATGTCctctccggcgccgccgccggcaccggcaCCTCCTCCCCCGGCCACCATCCCGATCGGATCGAAGCGCTCGAAGATGGCCTCGACGGACGGGTTGCCGAAGGAGAAGGCCTTACCGGCGGGGGAGAAGACGACGGCGGCCGCCTCCGCGCCGCAGAGGATTGTCAGCTCGCTAGCCTTCTTGAACAGCCCGACGCGGCGCTTGGAGAAACATACCTGGCGCGCGTCCTCGCTCTCGATCGGCCAGATCTCGATCTTCTGGCGGCCCGTGGTCGTGCGTCGTCCACGCGCCATTGCCTTGCAAACGGCCTGGAACTGAGAGACGGGAGTGTGTGTAGCCTCCTGGGCTACGGTAAGTGGGATGGATTTGCTACGGTGGGTGCCATGGATTGCGTCGTTTATAtaggcgcggcgcggcgcgtgaGGGAGAAGAGTCGTGAGGAGGAATGCTCTCTGCATGAGTTGGCCTATATTCATGCTGAGTTATCATGCACCCTGAGTTGGCATGCAACGTTACGTATGTACAGCTCATCATGTGCAATGCACTCTCATAACTGTTCGCATATGACAACTGTATAGATGATGAGGATGACCGCCACGACAATTATGTTGATTGTCACGTCCAAAGGTTGGGTATGTACATCGCTACATCGATGTTACGTCCAAAGATTGTCACCTGATGGAATAATAATcgttactacctccgtcccaggaaataaggcgcacgcgtatttcaaggcgaactttgaccataaaaattgagcaacaaaatcttggttatattatatgtaattagtatcgttggattcgtattgaaaagcactttctaatgatgttaatttcatacaaacaatctttatatatttgaagtaattcttagtcaaacgaaaagcacgtaaaacgagggcgccttatttcttgaatcggaggtagtattATGCTATTCCATCAGGTTGTCTCAACTTTATCTCGATACACAAATATCTAGACGTATtttagtatatatatatacatgcgAACAGCGAACTTATATAAAGTTGGGACATCATTTTTAGGATGAAGATAGTATACACTTGAGAAAAGTTGAGAGGAGTGTTGCACCTCGCCATGTCCAACTTACCATGGGAGGTGCAACGCTCATCTCAACTCTTTTTCACTATTATATAAACATGACTACACGAGCCCACAAGATATAGCAAGATAGTTCACCTACATGGCCTAGTTCATCCTAGTTTGAACATGTGACGACTAAACATCGCAGTTGATGTCGTTCATGCGAGAGAAGTGCTAAAACTCTTATAGCTAACTGCAACTCCTGCAAAGTTGGATGCAGGATATCGTATATGCATATCTCATCATGGGGAGTGTCCTCATGTATGAGAAGATACGAGCTCATCTCTACATTGTCACACAAGTTGGGAAAGAGTTCATGTGTGGGCACTTCGCTCAAGATTCAAAAAGTGTTCGGGTATTTTTCTTGAGAATCCTATAGGATTTTTGAAACACGAGTGGGATGAACATGTTTATATAGTCGGTCAACCGAGCACACGCGTTGAGACGAGAGCTGAGTTGCACTAGTTGAGTTGCGTggtaagcaagcaaagctaaatGCTTAGCTAGACTGGCCTCCTTCATCGATCAATTACATAAACATGTTCGCCCTATTCAAACTTCCAAAGCCCTTTCGAATTATCAAGAAACATATTTAATATTTTCCAGATCGAAGTTTGAAGGAAGTGCCCGCACTTAAGCTTTCCCCCCACTAAAATTATGTTAACTTGTGGCAGCGTCACGGTGAGTTCATACCTTCTCatacacacgacaccactaggtaAACAGAGAGGATATGAGATGAGAATTACACTCCCCCTGACATGATTTCATATACAACATCCTACGCACATTCAACTCAACATGATATTGCAAAGATGATAATTATTAAGAAAATATGTGCACTACATATTCTCGTTGCATCTCTGCATGCTACCTCAAGTATGCAAAGAACTAAGATTCTAAGGATGATGACAAGGATAGGTCGTCATATGTCTAAACTAGGAAGAGTTTGATGAGTTGTCGGGTGTCTAAACTATGATGAACTTGATAATTCTTTAATTACAGTTGCATGGACGTTTGGGAATCACCAGGTGGCTTAGCTCGATCTCTAGTTTCTCCCACCCGCA
Coding sequences within it:
- the LOC127346147 gene encoding uncharacterized protein; this translates as MARGRRTTTGRQKIEIWPIESEDARQVCFSKRRVGLFKKASELTILCGAEAAAVVFSPAGKAFSFGNPSVEAIFERFDPIGMVAGGGGAGAGGGAGEDINQLVADLNRQHDELTARLDAEKANKDQADAAMAMAKERSAPSPVAAWLEGYVRDKEEEELMEFEAALEVMQARANQELQDALNHSRDMAAKARSNMVPVTAPQQQPLGMGAAGNGGFDFDAGSSSSSANNGAEMDMQMQLMMTMTPPPPMLELDDMEIEMLLQGFDFTP